The DNA window TGCAACCTGCAACACCACCTCAGCCGCCGCCAATTGCTCAAAGGCACGGTCGTCACGGCGGGCGGAATGGCGGTCGCGAATTGGGGTGCGCTGTTCCACTCGCAAACGATCGCGGCCGAGGCCAGGCGGACCGGCAAGCGCTGCATCATGCTTTACATGGAGGGCGGCGTAAGCCAGATCGACACCTTCGATATGAAGCCTGACCGACCGACCGCCGGTGAATTTCGCCCGGTGCAGACCAAGATCCCCGGCATCCAGGTTTGCGAATTTCTGCCGAACATAGCACGCCACGCCGACAAGCTCGCGATCATTCGCAGCATGCGAACGAAAACGCCCGATCACGGCCCCGGCGGCTATTACATGCACACGGGTTACCATCCGAGCGAGCGTTTTCCGCACCCCGAAGCCGGCGCGATGATCGCTAAGTACTGCGAAAACCCGGAAAGCGACCTGCCGAGCTTCGTCAAAATCGGGAGCAGCAGCGGCATCTACGGAGCGGGTTATCTTGGCCCGCAGTACGATCCGTTCGTCCTGGGTGACGACGGTCGGCTTCCGGGGTTCGCCAATCCTTCCGTAGCGCCGGAGATTCAGAGCCGGCGCGGCGAGCTGCTGAGCTTCATGGAACAGCGATTCGCCGAGCAGCGTCCCGGTGATCCATTCGCGTCACACCGCACGGCTGAATTGAGGACGATCCGCCTGATGCGAGCCCGCCAGACGTTTGACGTCAGCGCCGAGTGGGAAAAGGCCAAAGACCGTTACGGCGACACTCAGTTCGGCCGCGGTTGTTTCACGGCCCTGAAGCTCGTCGAGGCTGGCGTATCGTTCGTGGAGGTCGGGCATGCCGGCCACGACACTCACATGAACAACTTCCCCATCTCCAAGGCGCTTTACTCGACCATGGATCCTGCTTGGGGTTCGCTTCTGGACGACCTGACGCAGCGTGGCCTGTTACAGGACACGCTGGTCGTGTGGACGAGCGAGTTCGGCCGTACGCCGGCGATCAACGTCCGAGCGGGCCGGGATCACTTTGGCCGAGCGTGGACGGTCGTCCTGGCCGGCGGCGGCATCAAGGGTGGTCAGCATTACGGTTCCACCGACCCCGATGGCTTCGAGGTCGCGGAGAATCCGGTCAGCGAAGCGGACTATATCGCGACCATCTACAAGGCGATGGGCGTCGACCATCGGGCCAAGCACTATCTTGGCACACGCCCGATCTGGGCCACGGCGGAAGGGTCCAAGCCGATTGAGGAGTTGTTGGGATAGAGATAGGTAGAACGGGTCTCCAGGCCCGTCTCGATGTTATGTCATGATGAGCGACGGGCCTGGAGACCCGTCCTACAACCTGAATTCAACGACCATGAACGACTTCGCTGATGCCAAAGTGATTTTAACGCTCCCCTGGAATAGCGACGTGGTTTCCGCCGTTGCGTTCATCGGCAACGACAAAGTCGCGGCCGCCAACCGACGCGGCGACATCTTGATCTGGAACCTACCCGCGCCGGGCGACAAGAGCCCCGATCCGGTGCGGCGGCTGGTCGGACACACCCGCGCGATCAATTGCCTCCTACTCAGTCCCGACGGCAAGACGCTGATCTCCGCGGGTAACGATCGGACCGTGAAATTCTGGGACGCCGCGCTGACCACCGGCGAACCGGGTCAGGCCGTCCTGAATGACGGCGTCGTGCGCAAAGATCAAGGCGGCACGATGGGGCTGAACAAGATTTCGGATCCACCGCCGCCCGTCACGGCAAACGTGGTCGTGCAAAAGCCGCTCCGCGAACTGACGGCGCACCAAGACTGGATCTGGGGCCTCGCCCTCTCCCGTGACGGCAAAACGTTTGTCACGGGCGACGACTCCCGCGAGGTGATCGTATGGGACGCGCAGACAGGCGCTCAGCAGCATCGCTGGAAGACGAAGCTGTGGGTTCGCGCGCTGGACATCTCTCCGGACGGCAAGACAGTGGTAACTGCGGAGAATTTCCCCCAGTTGAAGTTCTCAGAAAAAGATGCAGGCGTGCGCGGCTGGGATGCCGAGTCCGGTGAGCTGAAGTTCGACGTAAGCGAAGAGCTTAAGTTGGGTATGGCCGCGGTTCGATTCTCCGACGACGGCAAACACCTGGCGATCTGCCAGGGCAACATCGACCGGGAAGGTGAGGCGGGGAAAGTGTTCCTGCTTGATCCCCAGACCGGTAAGACGCTCCGCGAATTGAAGCCGCCGCACTTTCGCGGGGCTACGGATCTCGCCTTCCACCCGGACGGCCAGCACCTCTTCACATCCGGCCGCGACCGACTTGTGAAAATCTGGCGGCTGAGCGACGGGGAACTGGTCCGCGACCTGGGCGAGCAAAACAAAGGGCAAAGTGAACCGTTGTACGCAATTTCGATTACCCCCGACGGCAAGCTTCTGGCCGCGGCCGATGGTACAGGGCAGATTTTGATTTATTCGTTGATGGCCACTTGAATATGCACAGAAACGGACGCGCGATGATGCGGAAAATGACCCTTAGCTTGTACTGCCTCTTGTTCTGCATCGGATCGCTCTGCGCCGAAGACACGAATCAGTTTCAACAACTCACCGTCGAACAGGCCCAAGCGCTGGCCCAGGACAAGAGCGGCAGACTGTTGCTCGACGGGCTGAAATCGTTGTCGCCCGAGGTGGCAACGGAATTGGCGCGGCATGAAGGGTGGCTGTCGCTGAACGGTTTGACCACCATTTCGGATGAGGCCGCCGCGGCGCTCGCGCAACACAAGCGTGCGTTGCATCTGAACGGTCTCACGAAGATCTCCGACGCGACGGCCGTAGCGCTGGCCTCGCATCGCAGCGAGTTGTCACTCAATGGTTTGACAGCGATCTCGGATGAGGCGGCCAAGGCGCTGGCGCGGCACACCGGCGGGCGGCTGTTTCTTAACGGACTGACAATGCTGTCCGGCGAGGCGGGTAAGGCTCTGGCGAAGCGCAACGGAGGCGGGCCGTCGTTTGCAGTGTCGTTGGAGGGGCTGACCTCGCTGTCGCACGAAGCGGCCGCGGCTCTGGCGGACTCCCACGGTCACAACTGGCAAGGCCGTTTACCCGCGTTCAAAACGGTTTCGGTCGAGGTGGCCCAAGCATTTGCGAAGGAGGGGGCGAACATCCGTTCGATGCCGGGGCTGACGACGATCTCCGACGAGGCGGCCCGATTGCTGCTGCCGAAAATTGGTGGCAATTTGCCGGTTCTCAAAACGCTCTCGCCCGAAGCCGCCAAAGCGCTGGCACAGGCTCGCGGGTCTCTAGTCCTTAACAGTTTGACGAACCTTTCCGGCGAGACGGCCAAGGCGCTGACCGAAAACGCTCAAAACCGGGGCGATCTGTATCTGAACGGCCTGACGGCGGTCACGCCGGAGACGGCGCGGGCCATCTGCCGGCGCGAAGGGGATCTGTATCTAAACGGGCTGACGTCGATCCCGATCGAAGTACTGAAGGCGCTCGCCGAACACAAATCGCCGGGCTATGCCAAGCCCGTTGTCCATCTCGACGGTCTGACTACGCTTTCCGACGAAGCGGCGGCGGTGCTCGCGTCATGGGAGAAATGGAGCGGCGAACTGCCTGCGCTGACGGCGATTTCGGAACCGTCGGCGACGGCTTTGGCGACGTCGCGGAAGTTCCAAGGCAACCTCCCGTCGCTCAAGAAACTTTCGCCGGAAGTGGCCCGCGCGCTCGCCCAGCGGAAGGGAAATCTGTCGCTCGACGGCCTGACAAGCCTGTCAGACGAGGTTGCTGCGGCGCTGGCGAAACATCAGGGTGGAACACTCTCGCTGGGTGGTCTGACGAACCTGTCGGACAGCGCGGCCGCGGCGCTCGCCAAGCACAACGGACGTTTATCACTCGGCCGCCTGATAACGCTTTCCAATGGCGCAGCCCAAGCGCTGGCCGGGTACAAGGGCGACTGGCTCATGCTCGACGGCTTGACCAGTCTGTCGGACGACGCGGCGAAAGCGCTGGCGCAGCGGCATGGCGTGCTGTCCGTTGTCGGCCTGAAAACGCTCTCGGATGAGGTGGCCCAGATGCTGCAAGCCAATCCGATGATCATCACTAGCCCGACGCGCCAGCGAGGGAATGTGGCGCACGGGAATGCGGCGGACAGTTCCCCTCGCTCGCGCGTCGGGCTGGTGTCCGATGAAAAGTTCGTCCGCTCATTCTTTGCCTCTCACTGTGCCGACTGCCACGATGACGGCGCCAATGAGGGTGAATTCGAACTGAAGAAACTCGCCAGCGACGACGTCACCGGCCGTGTCGCGTATGCGTCAATCTTCGAGCGGCTTCGCGCGGGGGACATGCCACCGCCGTCGGAACCAAGGCCGAAGGCGGACGCCGTGGCCAAGGTGGTGGACTGGATCGCGGCGAAACTCGACTCGCCGCTCCCCGCGCCGCCCACGTACTACGCCGTCAAGGAAAAACCGGTCGATGGCAACCGGTTGCCCAACGCGATCTTGTTCGGCGGGCCGCGCGGGCCGAGCGTCCCGCCACCGCCGCGGCTCTGGCGGCTCTCGCCCGAAGCCTACAGCACCTGGGCGGCATCCACGTTCAACGTCCACGGGTTGCAGCAGCCGTTCGGTTTGATCCAGGAAGCCGGCTTCCGCGACTTTTCCGCCCTCTACGCGCCCGACGAAGGCGCAACCGGCCTGCTGTTGTCCAATGCGGAACAGATCGTGGCGGCTCAGGTCCGCGGCCATCAATTAGTGAACGTGAACGAGACGCCGGAGGCGGCCAAGGAGCAACTCTGGCCAGGCGAAGGTCGCATCCAGACCGCCAGCCAGGCCGAGCAACAAATACTGAGAAGCGGGTTACGGGTTCGGCAAGGCAACGGCGTCTTTGCGCCGCTCATGCATCCGGACGTGAAAGCCAACGAGGACGAATTGAAGCGGGCCATCTCGCAACAATATCAAACCGCTCTGGCCCGCCCGCCGAGCGAGCAAGAATTGGCAAGCGTGGTTGCGCTCTACAACGAGATCGCTGCCGACGGGGATTGCTCGATTGCCGGCAAGACCGTCCTGATGGCGCCGCTGATGGTCCCAGAAGTGATCCTCCGCTTCGAGGTCGGTTTGGGCGCTGAGGTACGGCCGGGCGTGCGCATGCTCTCGCCACGCGAAACGGCCATGGCGCTCAGTCTGGCGCTGTCGCGAAAACGTGACCCCGGCCTGCTGGGCGCCGCCGCCGAGGGCAAGCTCACGACAAGAGAAGAAGTCGCCGCGACCCTCCAACGCATCCTGGAAGAGCCGCGGATTGAGAAGTCGCGCGTGGTGTGGTTCTTCCGCGAATACTTCGACTACTACCGCGCTCCCGACGTGTTCAAAGACCCGCTGCCCGATTATTTGACACGGCGCGGCGCGTACTACAATCCGCGAGGCTACGTCGACGACACCGACGTGTTGGTCATGAGCATTCTGGCCAGTGACCGGGATGTGCTCAAGCAACTGCTGACGACGACCGAGTCATTCCACACGCATGAGTTGTTTGTCCCAAATGGCACGCTGGACGATCTTCGCTACGCGGACAGTCCGCTCTTTCGTCCGTTCAGTCCCCTGGCGTCGGATCACCGCCGCGAGCAGCAAGGGGAGCGCATCGGCGTCCTGATGCAGCCGAGTTGGAACGTGGCATGGTCGACAAATTTCCACAACGACATCGTCCGCCGCGGCCGCTGGGTGCGCGAACATCTGCTGGGCGGGCGGGTGCCCGATCTGCCGATCAACGCGGCCGCCATGATTCCCGACGATCCGCACCACACGCTGCGCCAGCGGCAGATGGTCACGCGGGCCGCCGAGTGCTGGAAGTGCCATCACAAGATGGACGAACTGGGGCTGCCGTTCGAGAACCTCAACCACTACGGCTTCGCGCGGAACGCCGAAGAAGTGCTCGACCTGGAGGCGATGGAGCAGAGCGGCAATAAGGACGCCAAGATCTACCGCGACGCCCCGCTGGACACGACCGGGTTCATCCGGAACAGCGGCGACCCGGCGCTCGACGGACCGGTCCGCGACGCCCCCGAGATGCTCCGCCGGTTGGCCGAATCCGACCGCGTGCGGCAGATCTTCATTCGCCACGTCTTCCGCTACTTCCTCGGCCGCAACGAAACCCCCGGCGACGCGGTCAGCCTGCAAGAATCCGAACAGGCGTATCTCGACGACGGCGGCAGCTTCAAGGCGCTGCTGGTCTCGCTGTTGTCATCCGAATCATTCCTTTACCGAACTGTACCGTCGATTACCAAGGCCCCCCAATGAGCCTCTCAAACACCACACTCAAAATGGTCACATCAGATCAACTGGACCGACGTTCGGTTCTCAAAGGCGTCTCACTCGGCGCGGGTGCGGTGGTACTGCAGCCGTTTTTGAACGCGCTGGCGGCCGAGGCGAGGGGCGAAGCGCCGCCGCCGCGGATCGTCTTCGTTGTCGAGGCCAACGGACTGTGGGACCACCACATCCGTCCGCAGACGCTCGGTAAGGCTGGCGCGTGGAACAGCCCGTTGGACAAACTCGTCGATGTGCCGCTGGCGGGACACGCTCTGCCCGAGCCGATCGCCCCCCTGGCGGCGTTCAAGGACCGGATGTCGGTTGTGCTGGGTTTGTCCAGTAAGCATGTCACTCCGAACCACGGCGGCGGATATGGAGTATTCAATTGCTGCACGCAAGGTCAGGGCACACACCATGCGGTCCACACGCAGACGATCGATCACGCGCTGGCGGCGACGTCGGCAAACGTCATTCCGGTGGTCGGGTTAGGCGTTTCCGCATCCGCCGACAGGGTCTTCGCCAATTGGCTGTCGGTGAGTGAGCCGATGCGGCCGCTGCCGTTCATCTGCCAGCCAGAGGTTGCCTTCCGCATGCTCTTTGGCAGCGTGGCGGAAGGGGAAGCGGGGAAGCTCTACCAAGCGAGAAACAAGTTGCTGGACTGGTGCCGCTCCGACATCCGGCGCG is part of the Lignipirellula cremea genome and encodes:
- a CDS encoding DUF1501 domain-containing protein; the encoded protein is MNPNQQSSAFNLQPGTCNLQHHLSRRQLLKGTVVTAGGMAVANWGALFHSQTIAAEARRTGKRCIMLYMEGGVSQIDTFDMKPDRPTAGEFRPVQTKIPGIQVCEFLPNIARHADKLAIIRSMRTKTPDHGPGGYYMHTGYHPSERFPHPEAGAMIAKYCENPESDLPSFVKIGSSSGIYGAGYLGPQYDPFVLGDDGRLPGFANPSVAPEIQSRRGELLSFMEQRFAEQRPGDPFASHRTAELRTIRLMRARQTFDVSAEWEKAKDRYGDTQFGRGCFTALKLVEAGVSFVEVGHAGHDTHMNNFPISKALYSTMDPAWGSLLDDLTQRGLLQDTLVVWTSEFGRTPAINVRAGRDHFGRAWTVVLAGGGIKGGQHYGSTDPDGFEVAENPVSEADYIATIYKAMGVDHRAKHYLGTRPIWATAEGSKPIEELLG
- a CDS encoding WD40 repeat domain-containing protein, with the protein product MNDFADAKVILTLPWNSDVVSAVAFIGNDKVAAANRRGDILIWNLPAPGDKSPDPVRRLVGHTRAINCLLLSPDGKTLISAGNDRTVKFWDAALTTGEPGQAVLNDGVVRKDQGGTMGLNKISDPPPPVTANVVVQKPLRELTAHQDWIWGLALSRDGKTFVTGDDSREVIVWDAQTGAQQHRWKTKLWVRALDISPDGKTVVTAENFPQLKFSEKDAGVRGWDAESGELKFDVSEELKLGMAAVRFSDDGKHLAICQGNIDREGEAGKVFLLDPQTGKTLRELKPPHFRGATDLAFHPDGQHLFTSGRDRLVKIWRLSDGELVRDLGEQNKGQSEPLYAISITPDGKLLAAADGTGQILIYSLMAT
- a CDS encoding DUF1588 domain-containing protein; translated protein: MTLSLYCLLFCIGSLCAEDTNQFQQLTVEQAQALAQDKSGRLLLDGLKSLSPEVATELARHEGWLSLNGLTTISDEAAAALAQHKRALHLNGLTKISDATAVALASHRSELSLNGLTAISDEAAKALARHTGGRLFLNGLTMLSGEAGKALAKRNGGGPSFAVSLEGLTSLSHEAAAALADSHGHNWQGRLPAFKTVSVEVAQAFAKEGANIRSMPGLTTISDEAARLLLPKIGGNLPVLKTLSPEAAKALAQARGSLVLNSLTNLSGETAKALTENAQNRGDLYLNGLTAVTPETARAICRREGDLYLNGLTSIPIEVLKALAEHKSPGYAKPVVHLDGLTTLSDEAAAVLASWEKWSGELPALTAISEPSATALATSRKFQGNLPSLKKLSPEVARALAQRKGNLSLDGLTSLSDEVAAALAKHQGGTLSLGGLTNLSDSAAAALAKHNGRLSLGRLITLSNGAAQALAGYKGDWLMLDGLTSLSDDAAKALAQRHGVLSVVGLKTLSDEVAQMLQANPMIITSPTRQRGNVAHGNAADSSPRSRVGLVSDEKFVRSFFASHCADCHDDGANEGEFELKKLASDDVTGRVAYASIFERLRAGDMPPPSEPRPKADAVAKVVDWIAAKLDSPLPAPPTYYAVKEKPVDGNRLPNAILFGGPRGPSVPPPPRLWRLSPEAYSTWAASTFNVHGLQQPFGLIQEAGFRDFSALYAPDEGATGLLLSNAEQIVAAQVRGHQLVNVNETPEAAKEQLWPGEGRIQTASQAEQQILRSGLRVRQGNGVFAPLMHPDVKANEDELKRAISQQYQTALARPPSEQELASVVALYNEIAADGDCSIAGKTVLMAPLMVPEVILRFEVGLGAEVRPGVRMLSPRETAMALSLALSRKRDPGLLGAAAEGKLTTREEVAATLQRILEEPRIEKSRVVWFFREYFDYYRAPDVFKDPLPDYLTRRGAYYNPRGYVDDTDVLVMSILASDRDVLKQLLTTTESFHTHELFVPNGTLDDLRYADSPLFRPFSPLASDHRREQQGERIGVLMQPSWNVAWSTNFHNDIVRRGRWVREHLLGGRVPDLPINAAAMIPDDPHHTLRQRQMVTRAAECWKCHHKMDELGLPFENLNHYGFARNAEEVLDLEAMEQSGNKDAKIYRDAPLDTTGFIRNSGDPALDGPVRDAPEMLRRLAESDRVRQIFIRHVFRYFLGRNETPGDAVSLQESEQAYLDDGGSFKALLVSLLSSESFLYRTVPSITKAPQ